From the genome of Electrophorus electricus isolate fEleEle1 chromosome 14, fEleEle1.pri, whole genome shotgun sequence:
AGTCTTTCTTTGCAGAAACTTTGTGTTTCGTGATCGAGGCTAAAAGAACCCGAACATCCACCACTTGGACATGCAGGGCACCCAAAGGAAATCCCACCAACCCTGACCAAAGCTCAGCcgtgatttttattttctttgtgacAAAAAGCCAATGTCCTTTTCTGACCCCAGGACGTCATGGACAGGTTGGACAGGTTGGACAGGGTGGTCTTTTTGTACTGCTAGCTAACATTTGTGCAATGAATAAAAGTGCATTTGTTTCAAACAGCATGCTTTGAGAAACcgtatgtgttgtgttgtgttgtgtgtgtgtgtgtgtgtgtgtgtgtgtgtgtgtgtgtgtgtgtgtgtgttctttgcaGTTAGACCACAAATGCCGTTGCAGCTCTACGTGAGGAGAGTGAAGGTGTGGGTCCCCAGGCAGAAGGAGACATCCAGAGGGTTGCCCCGCGCGTCCACACACTGCAGAGCCGGCATCTCACAGAGGCCTTCCAGGGGTAGCtctgcaggacagacaggacCCGGGACAGAAAGAATATGTGAAGACACGGAGACAGAATGAGGCAGAGGAGAAACAATGACAGAAAGAAGATACGACTGGCGTGGACATCAGCTCGCCGCGGACCACGTGAGACACTGGACCTTGGTCTGACTGCGTCAACCTGTCCGGTACACAGGCAGCGGCGTagtgaacagacacacaccctccagcttgtgtgtgagtctgtttgtgtgcgcacTTGTGAATGGTGAACCTCCTATAACGGTGTTGGCCTATGACTCGACGAGCTTTTGTCTTATGGATCTCGAGCCAAAGATGAGATGGACCAAAAGGTGCGTGGACGACAGCTCTAATGACTCCGTTCAGCACCGCCGGGAACCTGACGGCTTTTCTCAGAGCCTCCGGCTCACCCGCCCCACCTGTGATCTGGTTGTTCTCCAGGCGGATGTGCTGAAGGGTGCGGACGCCCGTCAGCCGCTGGGGAAACACGCTGAGGCAGTTCCTTGACAGGTTGATGCTGATCAGATGCTCCATGTCTCCGACCGCGTCAGGCAGCTTGGTGAGCCTGTTTCCCTGCAAGTTCAGTTCTGCCCAAACACAGAAAGACCAGTCACTTctagagctacacacacacacacacacacatctataaatacacacactgggCTAAAGAGAAGAATATGACCCCAGTACACACTAGTTACGTCATGTACAGTAGGTGTAAGATACCATCACAAatgggcagtggtggggcagTGGTTAAGGGACTTTACTGGTAACCAGAAGGtggccagttcaagtcccaccacttccagtttgccactgttgcatatttcacacacaaatgaagCGCTCAAATCCAGATTACAGTAGCACATGTAAGCAGAGAGAATTGTGGGAGAAAACATTAGCACCTCTTAACTGGACAAAGGTGGTAAAGAACTTGTTGGGTAGGGCCTTTATTTCATTGTCTGCCAGAGTGATTTCGCGGATGTT
Proteins encoded in this window:
- the lrrc20 gene encoding leucine-rich repeat-containing protein 20, which gives rise to MGEAVVRVARRINATAEEGRDTLDLSDCKLISFPDGVFKVLRTCTDNIREITLADNEIKALPNKFFTTFVQLRELNLQGNRLTKLPDAVGDMEHLISINLSRNCLSVFPQRLTGVRTLQHIRLENNQITELPLEGLCEMPALQCVDARGNPLDVSFCLGTHTFTLLT